One genomic window of Fusarium keratoplasticum isolate Fu6.1 chromosome 3, whole genome shotgun sequence includes the following:
- a CDS encoding Long-chain acyl-coa synthetase, whose translation MMDYTSGLIPLKQVHKPPFTIEAPGYAKVPGETVPRRHPRAKDGLINRPVNDVYTVFDIVRRSARVYPNHRAVGSRKLVKLHKERRKVQKIVDGEIQELEKEWQLFELSKFSYLTFKEYEQLALQVGYGLRKLGLTSKHKLHLFGTTSISWISMSHGCASQSISIVTAYDTLGESGLEHTLLQTKADAMYVDPHLLQIAARPLKKSNVKTIIVNERCVFATGDEIEEFKQAHPEFKVVTFEELRKMGEDNPVDPVPAKGPSLYCVMYTSGSTGPPKGVCITHEALVAGVTGLYTCVEECVSDKEDVLAYLPLAHIFEMALENLVLFIGGTLGYGNPRTLADSSVKNCAGDMREFRPTVMVGVPQIWETVKKGVIAKLGASSPVVKALFWSAFRFKTFMSKNKLPGAGIFDNIVFSKVRELTGGRLRFTMNGASGISDDTRHFLSMVLAPMLAGYGLTETCANGALGCPLEYSPNAIGPVPAAVDVKLVSIPDIGYSTDAEVPQGEIWLKGVPIIKEYYDNPEETNMALTRDGWFKSGDIGEFDDNGHLRVIDRVKNLVKTQGGEYIALEKLESVYRGTQTIINVMVHADSQHSRPIAVIMPNETVLVEKTKGLGVDEHSMHYDPKVRSLILKDLQSTGKRSGLAGMEIVSGVVITDEEWTPPSGLVTATHKLNRKVIREKFKKEIDECLKNSP comes from the exons ATGATGGATTACACGTCGGGTCTCATACCCTTGAAGCAGGTACATAAGCCACCATTCACCATCGAAGCTCCCGGATACGCGAAGGTCCCTGGTGAGACCGTCCCGCGTCGCCATCCCCGAGCCAAGGACGGTCTTATCAACCGTCCCGTCAACGACGTCTACACCGTATTCGATATCGTCCGCCGTAGCGCGCGCGTCTACCCCAACCACCGCGCCGTCGGCTCCCGGAAGCTCGTTAAGTTGCacaaggagaggaggaaggtcCAGAAGATCGTTGACGGCGAGATCCAGGAGCTCGAAAAGGAGTGGCAGTTATTTGAGCTCTCAAAATTCTCTTACTTGACGTTCAAGGAGTACGAGCAGCTTGCACTTCAGGTCGGCTATGGCTTGCGCAAATTAGGCCTGACATCGAAGCACAAGCTTCACCTCTTCGGCACCACAAG CATAAGCTGGATCTCTATGTCCCACGGTTGCGCCTCCCAGTCTATCTCTATAGTCACCGCCTACGATACACTCGGCGAGAGCGGCCTTGAACACACCCTCCTCCAGACTAAGGCCGACGCTATGTACGTCGaccctcatctcctccagatTGCTGCCCGACCCCTTAAGAAGTCTAacgtcaagaccatcattgTCAACGAGCGCTGCGTATTCGCGACTGGGGATGAGATAGAAGAGTTCAAGCAGGCCCACCCCGAGTTCAAGGTTGTGACATTCGAGGAGCTGCGAAAGATGGGCGAGGATAACCCGGTCGATCCGGTGCCGGCCAAAGGCCCCAGCCTCTACTGCGTTATGTACACCTCCGGCTCTACCGGTCCTCCCAAGGGGGTCTGCATCACGCACGAGGCGCTCGTTGCTGGAG TTACAGGCCTCTATACCTGTGTTGAAGAATGCGTTAGCGACAAGGAGGACGTGCTTGCCTACCTACCTTTAGCCCACATCTTCGAGATGGCACTCGAGAATCTCGTCTTGTTCATTGGCGGAACCCTCGGATATGGTAACCCCAGAACGCTCGCCGACTCCTCAGTGAAGAACTGCGCTGGTGATATGCGGGAGTTCAGGCCCACTGTCATGGTCGGGGTTCCTCAGATCTGGGAAACCGTCAAGAAGGGCGTCATAGCCAAGCTTGGCGCCTCTAGCCCTGTCGTCAAGGCGCTCTTCTGGAGCGCCTTCCGCTTTAAGACCTTCATGTCTAAAAACAAACTCCCCGGAGCTGGGATATTTGACAACATCGTCTTTAGTAAAGTTCGAGAACTGACTGGTGGCCGCCTTCGATTCACCATGAACGGTGCTAGCGGCATCTCCGATGACACCAGGCACTTCCTGTCCATGGTCCTCGCCCCTATGCTGGCTGGTTATGGCCTCACGGAAACTTGCGCCAACGGCGCCTTAGGTTGCCCACTCGAGTACTCACCCAATGCAATTGGCCCTGtccctgctgctgttgatgtgAAATTGGTATCCATTCCCGATATTGGATACTCGACGGACGCAGAGGTTCCTCAGGGTGAGATATGGCTTAAGGGTGTTCCGATCATAAAAGAGTACTATGACAACCCTGAGGAGACGAACATGGCCCTTACTCGCGATGGTTGGTTCAAGTCTGGTGATATCGGCGAGTTCGACGACAACGGCCATCTGCGAGTCATCGACCGTGTCAAGAATCTTGTCAAGACGCAGGGCGGTGAGTATATCGCCCTAGAGAAGCTCGAGTCTGTCTACCGAGGCACCCAAACCATAATAAACGTTATGGTACACGCCGACTCTCAACACTCCCGCCCCATTGCAGTCATCATGCCCAACGAGACCGTTCTCGTTGAGAAGACAAAGGGCCTAGGCGTAGATGAGCACAGCATGCACTACGATCCTAAGGTCcgcagcctcatcctcaaggaTCTTCAAAGCACCGGCAAGCGCTCTGGCCTAGCTGGCATGGAAATTGTGTCCggcgtcgtcatcaccgaTGAGGAGTGGACCCCACCAAGC GGACTTGTCACTGCCACGCATAAGCTGAACCGGAAAGTTATTCGTGAGAAGTTCAAGAAGGAAATCGACGAGTGTCTGAAGAATTCGCCCTAa
- a CDS encoding ATP-dependent DNA helicase, translating into MCRCRSFNAWNTTSRPPGKKARTAQIVSPAERGMDDENAPDIDEVIATLRRGQQGGVEHQPQEASRGDEALLGDGDANPKRPEAAVHEISSSGMFALDAHPDVADIDKLRFVWEAVGEEEEEQEVTEAAREQRKRRTWAGSAALRQGSGLEPYISVSRGEDFSDSSDPCFFAKTFPTLIPFGCGGPRLAEESIAISDDRRGTGVDEGAVAGAATAAEVAARSLLSSRNMSLATWAEVVLRRHGGRFATHHVFAFLVFNLGVRSRNRRVSMLSVSRKEFPAVERIVRSLSRERLELAQRELELSDQTADEGIKELLRSISLYGFRQPMSREHRLSLRRKIKSLIIRYGIPAIWFTLNPNDITNPVKLRLAAYRTHDPEGAEAFLRSLDMTYKRARLAISDPVSSAIFFHREISLFFEHYVKVGEESVFGQISQCFGAVEANERGALHVHGLLWLHGNMQLSSVLADVRGEEGASYGDRIVELKLTFFDTDTQDLDQESFCAVRAERSVTADISPLLQDSQQFVAAFDEEANFCAGATQIHTHSPTCVKYSLGRPEGKRDLCRFKAPWKLVEKTGFDADGVLQIRRTHSMVNRWNKAIAVGLRHNHDISFIATQCMTMALVYYLTNYATKVEDPMWKRVAAAAEVLGSLDGGEPRQDCVAAAAATATATARDVSDRDGIGQNKTRQFLMKVANRVFTERPLSQVEVAAHLLGYETEFSNSAVWTFLNVSVLYWHIFRRWHHLRCASGAEALDQPTDDSVLVEQTGRRISFFEAYHHRGEALRDLCLYDYVSLVKLKRKSSGRRGGAATWGEVPFQGGTPFADTWVQVLRRPGEHAVVCLDGYLSMDFSQDDDDDGRGHERAAVQHLALFVPWECFLSESGGDIGEIWVRHKETLSRRVSSILDNIQLLRRSAEDAQRDARQWAASSGEEDHVAGETGSGGAVEGDDEAQSAYRSDDIGDATRLIDVVRNAAGANQITGDSKELSAMMQQLCRFQHAALGSTSELRARIAVESEGRMVTWPAGPFTGAEVPAQRLLKSIKSQQTSASRETEKTIQGIQGLTERNATSRSAAVDGVLSGFGEQDVQLTAADPEESTLARPDPAW; encoded by the exons ATGTGCCGTTGCAGGTCCTTCAACGCATGGAACACAACGAGCCGTCCGCCTGGGAAAAAGGCGCGCACAGCTCAGATTGTGTCGCCTGCGGAGCGCGGGATGGACGATGAGAACGCTCCGGATATCGACGAAGTCATAGCCACACTCAGACGTGGACAACAAGGAGGGGTTGAGCATCAGCCTCAAGAAGCGAGCCGCGGAGACGAAGCGCTCCTCGGTGACGGAGACGCGAATCCTAAAAGACCCGAGGCGGCCGTTCACGAAATAAGCTCCTCTGGGATGTTTGCGCTCGACGCTCATCCGGACGTCGCGGATATCGACAAGCTCCGATTCGTCTGGGAAGCAGtaggcgaggaagaagaagaacaagaagtaACAGAAGCTGCCAGggagcagaggaagaggaggacctgGGCAGGATCGGCAGCTCTGCGGCAAGGATCGGGCCTAGAGCCATACATCTCCGTGTCTCGCGGTGAGGATTTTTCTGACTCCTCCGACCCTTGTTTTTTTGCGAAGACGTTCCCGACTCTGATCCCGTTTGGCTGCGGCGGCCCCCGGCTGGCGGAGGAAAGCATCGCGATCTCAGATGACAGAAGGGGCACGGGAGTGGATGAAGGCGCCGTGGCAGGagcagcgacggcggcggAGGTGGCAGCCAGGAGTCTGCTATCGTCGCGGAACATGAGCCTCGCGACATGGGCTGAGGTGGTCCTGAGGCGGCACGGCGGTCGGTTCGCAACCCATCACGTCTTCGCCTTTCTCGTCTTCAACCTGGGCGTCAGGTCGAGGAATCGCCGAGTGAGCATGCTGAGCGTGTCGAGGAAAGAGTTTCCGGCCGTGGAGCGTATCGTACGGTCCCTGAGCAGGGAGAGGCTGGAGTTGGCTCAgagggagctggagctctcGGACCAGACCGCGgacgagggcatcaaggagctgctcAGAAGCATTTCCCTGTACGGATTCCGGCAGCCGATGTCGAGGGAGCATCGGCTCAGCCTGCGACGCAAAATCAAGTCCCTCATCATCCGATATGGCATCCCCGCCATCTGGTTCACGCTCAACCCGaacgacatcaccaacccaGTGAAGCTGCGGCTAGCCGCATACCGAACACACGATCCTGAAGGTGCCGAGGCTTTCTTGAGAAGTCTGGATATGACGTACAAGCGCGCGCGGCTGGCCATATCCGACCCGGTGAGctctgccatcttcttccacaGGGAGATCTCGTTGTTCTTCGAGCATTACGTCAAGGTGGGAGAGGAGTCGGTCTTTGGGCAGATCAGCCAGTGTTTCGGAGCTGTCGAGGCGAACGAACGAGGAGCGCTCCACGTGCATGGGCTGCTGTGGCTGCATGGAAACATGCAGCTGAGTTCGGTCTTGGCCGACGTCCGTGGCGAGGAGGGTGCTTCGTATGGCGACCGCATCGTTGA GCTCAAGCTGACATTTTTCGATACTGACACGCAGGACCTGGACCAGGAGTCGTTTTGCGCCGTCCGGGCGGAGAGGTCTGTAACTGCGGACATATCACCACTGCTGCAGGACAGCCAACAGTTCGTTGCAGCTTTTGACGAAGAAGCCAACTTCTGCGCCGGAGCGACGCAGATACACACGCACAGTCCGACCTGCGTGAAATACTCCCTGGGGAGGCCTGAAGGCAAGCGAGACCTTTGCCGCTTCAAGGCTCCATGGAAGCTAGTCGAGAAGACCGGGTTCGATGCAGACGGGGTGTTGCAGATCCGACGCACGCATAGCATGGTGAACAGGTGGAACAAGGCGATTGCCGTGGGCCTTCGGCACAACCATGATATCTCGTTCATTGCGACGCAATGTATGACCATGGCACTTGTATACTACCTGACGAACTACGCAACTAAGGTTGAGGATCCAATGTGGAAGCGCGTAGCCGCGGCGgcagaggtgctgggctCGTTAGACGGTGGTGAGCCAAGGCAGGACTGTGTGGCAGCGGCggctgcgactgcgactgcgactgcgaGGGATGTGAGCGACCGAGATGGTATCGGGCAAAACAAGACACGGCAATTCCTGATGAAAGTGGCAAATCGCGTCTTCACCGAACGACCTCTGTCGCAGGTCGAGGTCGCCGCGCATCTGTTGGGATACGAGACCGAGTTTTCTAACAGCGCGGTCTGGACGTTCTTAAACGTATCTGTGCTGTACTGGCACATCTTccggcgatggcatcatcttCGCTGTGCGAGCGGTGCCGAGGCCTTAGATCAGCCGACTGATGACTCCGTCCTCGTGGAGCAGACTGGCCGGAGAATTTCGTTCTTTGAGGCATACCATCACCGTGGTGAGGCCCTTCGTGACCTCTGTCTATATGACTACGTGTCGTTGGTCAAGCTGAAACGAAAGAGCAGTGGCAGACGGGGAGGAGCCGCCACCTGGGGGGAGGTTCCTTTTCAGGGTGGCACGCCGTTTGCGGACACGTGGGTGCAGGTATTGCGCCGTCCAGGTGAGCACGCTGTCGTCTGTCTGGACGGATACCTAAGCATGGATTTCTCtcaggatgacgatgacgacggccGGGGCCATGAGAG GGCCGCCGTGCAGCATCTAGCCCTGTTCGTGCCGTGGGAGTGCTTTTTATCCGAGTCTGGGGGTGATATCGGGGAAATATGGGTGAGGCACAAGGAGACTCTGAGCCGGAGGGTCTCGTCCATCCTAGACAATATTCAACTGCTCCGGCGATCGGCGGAAGATGCACAGCGCGATGCTAGACAATGGGCCGCATCGTCAGGAGAGGAGGATCACGTGGCCGGGGAGACCGGGTCGGGCGGTGCGGTCGAGGGAGACGACGAAGCGCAATCTGCGTACCGCTCCGACGACATCGGGGACGCCACGCGGCTTATTGACGTCGTGAGAAACGCGGCAGGGGCAAATCAGATCACGGGCGATTCTAAGGAGCTATCAGCGATGATGCAGCAGCTCTGCCGTTTCCAGCACGCGGCGCTGGGCTCAACGTCCGAGCTGCGGGCCAGGATCGCCGTCGAATCAGAAGGAAGAATGGTAACCTGGCCGGCAGGGCCATTCACGGGAGCCGAAGTCCCAGCACAGAGGCTGCTGAAGTCCATCAAATCACAGCAAACGAGCGCCTCGAGAgagacggagaagacgaTCCAGGGGATCCAGGGCCTGACCGAGCGGAACGCGACCAGCCGCAGCGCAGCCGTAGATGGTGTGCTGAGCGGGTTTGGGGAGCAGGACGTCCAGCTGACGGCTGCAGACCCTGAGGAGAGCACGCTAG CTCGACCTGATCCTGCGTGGTGA